In Streptomyces sp. NBC_01717, one DNA window encodes the following:
- a CDS encoding type II toxin-antitoxin system PemK/MazF family toxin — protein sequence MRRGDIHLVDLEPSRGSEANKVRPAVIVSNNAANQSAELSGRGVITVVPVTSNIARVLTFQVLLRADESRLLKDSKVQCEQVRAVSPDRVLKRIGTVPRPRMAEIDAALRRHLAL from the coding sequence ATGCGTAGAGGCGATATCCATCTGGTCGATCTGGAGCCGTCCAGGGGCAGTGAGGCCAACAAGGTCAGACCGGCCGTGATCGTGTCCAACAACGCGGCGAACCAGTCGGCGGAGCTCAGCGGGCGAGGTGTGATCACCGTGGTGCCGGTGACGTCGAACATCGCGCGTGTTCTCACGTTCCAGGTCCTTCTCAGGGCTGACGAGAGCCGTCTGCTGAAGGACTCGAAGGTCCAGTGCGAGCAGGTCCGTGCAGTCTCTCCGGACCGTGTCCTGAAACGGATCGGCACCGTCCCGCGCCCGCGCATGGCCGAGATCGACGCCGCCCTGCGACGTCACCTCGCCCTCTGA
- a CDS encoding aspartate-semialdehyde dehydrogenase produces MKVGIVGATGQVGTVMRRILAERKFPTDQLRLFASARSAGSTIEWQGQEITVEDASTADYTGLDIVLFSAGGATSKALAEKVAAQGAVVIDNSSAWRKDPEVPLVVSEVNAHAIKNRPKGIIANPNCTTMAAMPVLRPLHDEAGLDALVVTSYQAVSGSGLAGVSELHGQASKVVADADKLTHDGGAVEFPEPAVYKRPIAFNVLPLAGSIVDDGSFETDEEQKLRNESRKILEIPELKVSGTCVRVPVFTGHSLQINARFARPIGVERAYELLEGAEGVELSEIPTPLQAAGQDVSYVGRIRADETVENGLALFVSGDNLRKGAALNAVQIAELVAAELNG; encoded by the coding sequence GTGAAGGTCGGAATCGTCGGCGCCACCGGTCAGGTCGGCACAGTCATGCGCAGGATCCTGGCCGAGCGGAAATTCCCGACCGACCAGCTGCGGCTCTTCGCCTCCGCCCGCTCCGCAGGCTCCACCATCGAGTGGCAGGGCCAGGAGATCACCGTCGAGGACGCCTCCACCGCGGACTACACGGGTCTCGACATCGTGCTGTTCTCGGCCGGCGGCGCCACCTCGAAGGCGCTCGCCGAGAAGGTCGCCGCCCAGGGCGCCGTGGTGATCGACAACTCCTCCGCATGGCGCAAGGACCCCGAGGTCCCGCTCGTCGTCTCCGAGGTCAACGCGCACGCGATCAAGAACCGCCCCAAGGGCATCATCGCCAACCCGAACTGCACGACGATGGCCGCGATGCCCGTGCTGCGCCCGCTGCACGACGAGGCCGGTCTCGACGCGCTGGTCGTCACCAGCTACCAGGCGGTCTCCGGCTCCGGTCTGGCCGGCGTCTCCGAGCTGCACGGACAGGCGTCCAAGGTGGTCGCCGACGCCGACAAGCTCACCCACGACGGCGGCGCCGTCGAGTTCCCCGAGCCGGCCGTCTACAAGCGGCCCATCGCTTTCAACGTGCTGCCGCTGGCCGGTTCGATCGTCGACGACGGCTCCTTCGAGACGGACGAGGAGCAGAAGCTCCGCAACGAGTCCCGCAAGATCCTGGAGATCCCGGAGCTCAAGGTGTCCGGCACCTGTGTCCGGGTCCCGGTCTTCACCGGTCACTCGCTCCAGATCAACGCCCGCTTCGCCCGCCCGATCGGCGTGGAGCGCGCCTACGAGCTGCTCGAGGGTGCCGAGGGTGTCGAGCTCTCGGAGATCCCCACCCCGCTCCAGGCGGCCGGCCAGGACGTGTCGTACGTGGGCCGCATCCGGGCCGACGAGACCGTCGAGAACGGTCTGGCGCTCTTCGTCTCCGGCGACAACCTGCGCAAGGGCGCGGCGCTGAACGCCGTGCAGATCGCGGAACTGGTCGCTGCCGAGCTGAACGGCTGA
- a CDS encoding S8 family serine peptidase produces MLMTSESPSSISGARRVARVAAAAGLVAALAASGAAPVFAADDPADTPVKAAATSDKLGAADADLLTKAKAKGEKNVTMMVATTPGATEQVAAQLDAVKGSVLGRTYDKLGYVRATVPTATAEATIKAASKLTSVYGIDLKQEIMLDDPTPAGDRAAGAKTQTTGTYPAPGKKTPAKNPYNPSFETGAVDFVQQHPKADGRGVTIGILDSGVDLGHPALQKTTTGERKIVDWVTATDPVSDGDGTWLRMTASVTGPVFTIGGRTYSAPAGSYKIQLFSEAATKGGDMAGDLNRDGDTTDTWAVLYDPVTGTTRVDLNNDANFSDDAVMKPYKEKHQVSYFGTDDPRTQVVERIPFVVETRKDVVYNAAGDKADYVNIGVIESEHGTHVAGITSANGLFGGKMNGAAPGAKIVSSRACTWSGGCTNIALMEGMTDLVVNRGVDVVNMSIGGLPPLNDGNNARAVLYKRLIDTYGVQLVISAGNDGPGVNTIGDPGLADHVISVGASISKETWAANYGSNVTKKYDMLPFSSRGPREDGGFAPILTAPGASINTTQTWLPGGPVKEAGYSLPAGYSMLQGTSMSSPQAAGATALLLSAAKQKHIELPPADLRTALTSTATHIQGVPAHAQGSGLINIVGAWKQIEKQGSPAHEYSVKAPVDTAIDFALKTPGFGTGLYDREGGLKAGQKKSYDVTVTRTTGPDKAVAHKLSWKNNDGTFTLTGSSTVSLPLGKPVTVKVQAKPGSAGVHSAILQVDDAKTSGVDQQILATVVVAKDLVKPAYAFAASGSVQRNGTTSYFVNVPEGAKTLEVAMSALRSGSQTRFISIHPYGVAVEDSGTPFCYPNYDNPTNTCRPDVRSYADPQAGVWEIEVEARRTSPLLDNPFKLDVSLLGASFDPAVQTLPEAKVGTPTAVNWTVTNSAGDLAGKLKGGSLGSAKVATPSIKTGDQQVTTVTIGEGVEKLDVAVGGTSDANADIDLYVLDADGTEVGSSTSAGAEESVSLAAPAAGTYTIVVDGYSVPAGTTTYDYRDVYYSPSLGTLKVDESKAVNLASGASAQVGADVVVGGAAPEGRQFFGEVQLVNSRGTAAGTGSVVIEKVTP; encoded by the coding sequence ATGCTGATGACCTCCGAATCCCCCAGCTCCATATCCGGGGCGAGACGCGTGGCCCGAGTCGCGGCCGCTGCCGGTCTGGTGGCCGCACTGGCCGCTTCCGGCGCGGCCCCGGTCTTCGCCGCCGACGACCCGGCCGACACCCCGGTGAAGGCGGCCGCCACGAGCGACAAGCTCGGCGCTGCCGACGCCGACCTCTTGACCAAGGCGAAGGCCAAGGGCGAGAAGAACGTCACCATGATGGTCGCCACCACGCCCGGTGCGACCGAGCAGGTCGCCGCGCAGTTGGACGCCGTGAAGGGGTCCGTGCTGGGTCGTACGTACGACAAGCTCGGCTACGTACGCGCGACCGTCCCGACCGCGACCGCCGAGGCGACCATCAAGGCGGCCTCGAAGCTGACGTCCGTCTACGGCATCGATCTCAAGCAGGAGATCATGCTCGACGACCCGACGCCCGCGGGCGACCGGGCCGCCGGGGCGAAGACGCAGACCACGGGCACCTACCCGGCGCCCGGCAAGAAGACGCCGGCGAAGAACCCGTACAACCCGTCCTTCGAGACGGGCGCGGTCGACTTCGTCCAGCAGCACCCGAAGGCCGACGGCCGCGGCGTGACCATCGGCATCCTGGACTCGGGTGTCGACCTCGGTCACCCGGCGCTGCAGAAGACCACCACCGGCGAGCGCAAGATCGTCGACTGGGTGACGGCGACCGACCCGGTCAGCGACGGCGACGGTACCTGGCTGCGGATGACCGCCTCGGTGACCGGCCCCGTCTTCACGATCGGTGGCCGCACCTACTCGGCACCGGCCGGCTCGTACAAGATCCAGCTCTTCTCCGAGGCCGCCACCAAGGGCGGCGACATGGCCGGAGACCTGAACCGGGACGGCGACACCACCGACACCTGGGCCGTGCTCTACGACCCGGTCACCGGCACCACCCGTGTCGACCTGAACAACGACGCCAACTTCTCCGACGACGCCGTCATGAAGCCGTACAAGGAGAAGCACCAGGTCTCCTACTTCGGCACGGACGACCCGCGGACCCAGGTCGTCGAGCGCATCCCGTTCGTCGTCGAGACGCGCAAGGACGTCGTGTACAACGCGGCCGGCGACAAGGCCGACTACGTCAACATCGGTGTCATCGAGAGCGAGCACGGCACCCACGTCGCCGGCATCACCTCCGCCAACGGGCTCTTCGGCGGCAAGATGAACGGCGCCGCGCCCGGCGCGAAGATCGTCTCCTCGCGCGCCTGCACCTGGTCCGGCGGCTGCACCAACATCGCGCTCATGGAGGGCATGACCGACCTCGTCGTGAACCGCGGTGTCGATGTCGTCAACATGTCGATCGGCGGCCTGCCGCCGCTCAACGACGGCAACAACGCCCGCGCCGTGCTGTACAAGCGGCTCATCGACACCTACGGCGTCCAGCTGGTCATCTCGGCCGGCAACGACGGCCCGGGTGTGAACACCATCGGTGACCCCGGCCTCGCCGACCACGTCATCTCCGTCGGCGCGTCCATCTCCAAGGAGACCTGGGCCGCGAACTACGGCTCCAATGTCACCAAGAAGTACGACATGCTGCCGTTCTCGTCCCGTGGTCCGCGTGAGGACGGCGGCTTCGCGCCGATCCTGACCGCGCCCGGCGCCTCCATCAACACCACCCAGACCTGGCTGCCCGGCGGCCCGGTCAAGGAGGCGGGCTACTCGCTTCCGGCCGGTTACTCCATGCTGCAGGGCACCTCGATGTCCTCGCCGCAGGCCGCCGGTGCGACCGCGCTGCTGCTGTCCGCCGCGAAGCAGAAGCACATCGAGCTGCCCCCGGCCGACCTGCGTACCGCGCTGACCAGCACCGCGACCCATATCCAGGGTGTGCCCGCGCACGCCCAGGGTTCCGGCCTGATCAACATCGTGGGCGCCTGGAAGCAGATCGAGAAGCAGGGTTCCCCGGCGCACGAGTACTCCGTGAAGGCCCCGGTCGACACGGCGATCGACTTCGCGCTGAAGACCCCCGGCTTCGGCACCGGCCTGTACGACCGCGAGGGCGGCCTGAAGGCCGGCCAGAAGAAGTCGTACGACGTCACGGTCACCCGCACCACGGGCCCGGACAAGGCCGTCGCGCACAAGCTGTCCTGGAAGAACAACGACGGCACCTTCACGCTGACCGGCAGCAGCACCGTCTCGCTGCCGCTGGGCAAGCCGGTGACCGTCAAGGTCCAGGCGAAGCCGGGCAGCGCGGGCGTGCACAGCGCGATCCTGCAGGTCGATGACGCGAAGACCTCCGGTGTGGACCAGCAGATCCTCGCCACGGTCGTCGTCGCCAAGGACCTGGTGAAGCCCGCCTACGCGTTCGCTGCGTCCGGCTCGGTGCAGCGCAACGGCACCACGTCGTACTTCGTGAACGTGCCGGAGGGCGCCAAGACTCTTGAGGTCGCGATGAGCGCGCTGCGCTCGGGCAGCCAGACCCGCTTCATCTCCATCCACCCGTACGGGGTGGCGGTGGAGGACAGCGGCACGCCGTTCTGCTACCCGAACTACGACAACCCGACCAACACCTGCCGCCCCGACGTGCGCTCGTACGCCGACCCGCAGGCCGGTGTCTGGGAGATCGAGGTCGAGGCACGGCGTACGTCGCCGCTGCTGGACAACCCGTTCAAGCTGGATGTCAGCCTGCTCGGCGCGTCCTTCGACCCGGCCGTGCAGACGCTGCCCGAGGCGAAGGTCGGCACGCCGACCGCGGTGAACTGGACCGTCACCAACTCCGCGGGCGACCTGGCGGGCAAGCTCAAGGGCGGCTCGCTGGGCTCGGCCAAGGTTGCCACCCCGTCGATCAAGACGGGCGACCAGCAGGTCACCACGGTCACCATCGGTGAGGGCGTCGAGAAGCTGGACGTCGCCGTCGGCGGCACCTCGGACGCCAACGCCGACATCGACCTGTACGTGCTCGACGCGGACGGCACCGAGGTCGGTTCGTCCACGAGCGCGGGTGCGGAGGAATCGGTCAGTCTGGCCGCCCCCGCCGCCGGTACGTACACGATCGTCGTGGACGGTTACTCGGTTCCGGCCGGCACCACCACGTACGACTACCGTGACGTGTACTACTCCCCGTCGCTCGGCACGCTCAAGGTCGACGAGTCGAAGGCCGTGAACCTGGCCAGCGGCGCTTCGGCGCAGGTCGGCGCGGACGTCGTGGTCGGCGGTGCGGCTCCCGAGGGACGCCAGTTCTTCGGCGAGGTGCAGCTGGTGAACAGCCGCGGTACCGCGGCGGGCACCGGCAGCGTCGTGATCGAGAAGGTCACGCCGTAA
- a CDS encoding ribbon-helix-helix domain-containing protein, whose translation MKISVSLPQEDVAFVDEYAMKTDADSRSAVIHAAIELLRVAGLEAEYTEAFEEWDASEDAALWDRTVGDGIADA comes from the coding sequence ATGAAGATCAGTGTGAGCTTGCCGCAGGAGGATGTCGCCTTCGTCGACGAGTACGCCATGAAGACCGACGCGGACTCCCGGTCCGCCGTGATACACGCCGCCATCGAGCTGCTGCGTGTCGCCGGACTCGAGGCGGAGTACACGGAAGCGTTCGAGGAGTGGGACGCGAGCGAGGACGCCGCGCTCTGGGACCGTACGGTGGGGGACGGAATCGCCGATGCGTAG